A region from the Isachenkonia alkalipeptolytica genome encodes:
- a CDS encoding ArsR/SmtB family transcription factor — MKDSKTKIEKCDCTIIHDDIVNEVGENMPEDERLYDLAELFKVFGDTTRIKILYALFAAEMCVCDIAVLLNMSQSAISHQLRVLKQARLVKYRKQGKVVYYTLDDDHVKEIFDQGLIHINEMKA; from the coding sequence ATGAAAGATTCGAAAACCAAAATAGAAAAATGCGACTGCACCATTATTCATGATGACATCGTAAATGAAGTGGGAGAAAATATGCCCGAAGACGAGCGGCTGTATGATTTAGCCGAGCTGTTTAAAGTCTTTGGAGATACCACAAGGATTAAAATATTATATGCTCTCTTTGCCGCAGAGATGTGCGTCTGTGACATCGCAGTACTGTTAAATATGAGCCAATCGGCAATATCCCATCAATTGCGGGTACTAAAGCAGGCCAGGTTGGTAAAATATCGAAAACAGGGAAAGGTGGTATATTATACCCTGGACGATGATCATGTGAAAGAAATTTTTGATCAGGGATTAATTCATATCAACGAAATGAAAGCCTGA
- a CDS encoding aminotransferase-like domain-containing protein yields the protein MKFAKRMEALKASEIREILKLIENPEIISFAGGLPAPELFPVKEMVDVSKRVLEEDGEKALQYSSTEGYLPLREKIAKRMEEVGVKTTADNILITSGSQQGLDFSGKVFLNEGDVVLCESPSYLGAINALKSYSPQFVEIDTDHEGMNMEELEKVLKERDNIKMIYVIPDFQNPSGRTWSIERRKRLIELANEFDLPVIEDNPYGELRFEGERPPSVKSFDTQGRVIYLGTFSKIFCPGLRVGWTLGDGEALQKYIFVKQGADLHTNTLTQREINKFMEVYSIDEHIEKIKDVYRKRRDVMMEAIKEYFPKVVKYTYPEGGLFTWCELPEGMDAKEVFKKSIEEKVAFVPGGSFYPNGGKDNTFRLNYSMMSEDKIQEGIQRLGKVLELEIQKKA from the coding sequence ATGAAATTTGCAAAACGTATGGAGGCACTTAAGGCTTCGGAGATTCGGGAAATATTAAAACTCATTGAAAATCCGGAAATCATCTCTTTTGCAGGAGGACTTCCGGCACCGGAATTATTTCCCGTTAAGGAAATGGTCGACGTATCCAAACGGGTATTGGAAGAAGACGGAGAAAAAGCACTGCAGTACAGCAGTACGGAAGGATATCTGCCACTGAGAGAAAAAATCGCAAAAAGAATGGAAGAAGTGGGCGTGAAAACCACGGCGGATAACATTCTGATTACCAGCGGATCACAACAGGGTTTGGACTTTTCGGGGAAAGTCTTTCTGAACGAAGGGGATGTGGTGCTCTGCGAGAGCCCCAGTTACCTTGGGGCGATTAATGCACTAAAATCCTATTCTCCCCAGTTCGTAGAAATCGATACGGATCATGAAGGGATGAACATGGAGGAGTTGGAAAAAGTCTTAAAGGAAAGGGATAATATTAAAATGATCTATGTGATCCCGGACTTCCAGAATCCTTCGGGGCGGACCTGGTCCATCGAGCGGCGGAAAAGGTTAATTGAACTGGCTAACGAGTTCGATCTTCCCGTTATCGAGGACAATCCCTACGGAGAATTGCGATTTGAGGGGGAAAGACCACCCTCGGTTAAGTCTTTTGATACCCAGGGACGGGTAATTTACTTAGGAACCTTTTCTAAAATCTTTTGTCCCGGATTACGGGTGGGTTGGACCTTAGGGGACGGAGAAGCCTTGCAAAAGTATATTTTCGTAAAACAGGGGGCGGATCTTCATACCAATACCCTTACCCAACGGGAAATTAACAAATTTATGGAAGTATACAGCATTGATGAACATATTGAAAAGATTAAGGATGTTTATCGGAAACGGCGAGATGTGATGATGGAGGCCATTAAGGAATACTTCCCCAAAGTCGTAAAATACACCTATCCTGAAGGCGGTTTATTTACCTGGTGTGAGCTTCCCGAAGGAATGGATGCAAAGGAAGTGTTTAAAAAATCCATCGAGGAAAAGGTGGCCTTTGTGCCCGGGGGGTCCTTCTATCCAAATGGAGGTAAGGACAATACCTTCCGACTGAACTACTCCATGATGTCTGAGGATAAAATTCAAGAGGGGATACAACGATTAGGGAAGGTACTGGAACTGGAAATACAAAAAAAGGCATAG
- a CDS encoding glycerophosphoryl diester phosphodiesterase membrane domain-containing protein: MFKLIISSLWDFRKSWKNYLVFSLFYLLLSSYVLIPFLGYFLNRVLLLVSSGVLINSAAFSLLLDPRGIIGLIILSTLAVIFTVIQVGTYIVLAHKNNRNQAVLISEGFITSIVSIKRMLGLGALYLALLFFLILPIVNIPIMPEISEIIQFPQLLMDTLMGNIITRSLYFLLIALFIYLLLRLIFTLHEVLIEDQKVWTGMKNSFRLTRKISFNLLFKLLLMNLILFSLGALFFTLLSSITGLLDIQVNYILRNYLITLASLLTYIYSLLLIPLNIIFITKLYEQAKGETPREDRLKTHNLSFLANIEHKLFRLLKKKRILLPAMLFLSILATFFTGLFINQNTIYAGRDVAVISHRAIVQEEFENSLEGIRASMEADIDIIEFDVMMTEDQVIVLHHDRSLRRTFNLPYQVNDLTYEELQNLEIAPPEGFPDQDPFLPTLDDAMETASGDAHLLIDVKTNGDDEAFARELVDIIEYHGMEEQAYVQSFSNTFLSHVQEMNPEIITAQIMYYTLGDLTSLDVDYYTAHHGMLSQSFVRQARQDDKGIWVWTVNTEEAIREVLQYDIDGIITNQPLLVKEVLGRSVEEEEGEH; the protein is encoded by the coding sequence ATGTTTAAGTTAATCATTAGCAGTTTATGGGATTTTCGAAAATCCTGGAAAAATTATTTGGTTTTCAGTTTATTTTATTTGCTACTAAGCAGTTATGTACTGATCCCTTTTTTGGGCTATTTTTTAAACCGAGTCCTCCTTCTGGTAAGTTCCGGGGTTTTAATCAATTCCGCCGCTTTTTCCCTTCTCCTGGATCCCCGGGGAATTATCGGCCTTATTATACTGTCCACCTTAGCGGTGATCTTTACGGTTATTCAAGTAGGAACCTACATTGTGTTGGCTCATAAGAACAACCGTAATCAAGCTGTTCTCATTTCCGAAGGATTCATAACTTCCATCGTATCCATTAAACGGATGTTGGGTTTAGGGGCCCTTTATCTTGCCCTGCTTTTTTTTCTGATCCTCCCTATTGTGAACATCCCGATAATGCCGGAAATATCGGAGATCATCCAGTTTCCCCAGCTTCTGATGGATACCCTCATGGGAAATATTATAACCCGAAGTCTCTATTTCTTACTGATCGCTCTGTTTATTTACCTTCTTCTTCGATTAATCTTTACGCTGCACGAAGTGCTGATTGAAGATCAAAAAGTATGGACCGGAATGAAAAACAGCTTCCGATTGACAAGGAAAATCAGTTTCAATCTGCTTTTTAAGCTTCTTCTTATGAACTTAATTCTATTTTCCCTGGGAGCACTGTTTTTCACCTTGCTTTCTTCCATAACGGGTTTATTAGATATTCAGGTGAACTATATTCTACGAAATTATCTAATCACCCTAGCCAGTTTGTTAACCTATATTTATTCCCTTTTATTGATCCCCTTAAATATTATTTTTATTACCAAACTCTATGAACAGGCAAAGGGGGAGACTCCAAGGGAGGACCGGCTGAAAACCCATAACCTTTCCTTCCTTGCCAATATTGAACATAAGCTGTTTCGCTTATTGAAAAAGAAAAGAATCCTGCTGCCCGCCATGCTCTTTTTAAGTATCCTGGCCACCTTTTTTACGGGACTGTTTATCAATCAAAACACCATTTATGCCGGTCGGGACGTTGCCGTCATTTCCCACCGGGCCATTGTTCAAGAGGAGTTCGAGAATTCCCTGGAGGGTATCCGGGCCTCCATGGAGGCGGATATTGATATCATCGAATTCGATGTGATGATGACTGAGGATCAGGTTATTGTACTGCATCATGACCGCAGTTTAAGGCGAACTTTTAACCTTCCCTATCAAGTGAACGATCTGACCTACGAAGAACTCCAAAATTTAGAGATCGCTCCTCCCGAAGGCTTTCCGGATCAGGATCCCTTTCTTCCTACCCTGGATGATGCTATGGAAACCGCTTCGGGAGACGCCCATTTACTGATTGATGTAAAAACCAATGGGGATGATGAGGCCTTTGCCCGGGAACTAGTTGATATTATTGAGTATCATGGGATGGAGGAACAAGCCTATGTCCAGTCCTTTAGCAACACCTTCCTTAGCCATGTTCAAGAAATGAACCCGGAAATCATCACCGCCCAGATCATGTATTACACCCTGGGCGACCTTACCTCTTTAGATGTGGATTATTATACCGCCCACCATGGAATGTTGAGTCAAAGTTTCGTTCGACAGGCCCGACAGGACGATAAAGGAATCTGGGTTTGGACAGTGAATACGGAAGAGGCTATTCGTGAGGTTCTTCAATACGATATCGACGGTATTATTACTAATCAGCCCTTACTGGTTAAAGAGGTCCTAGGAAGAAGTGTTGAGGAGGAAGAGGGGGAACATTAA